The following coding sequences lie in one Oryza brachyantha chromosome 10, ObraRS2, whole genome shotgun sequence genomic window:
- the LOC121055543 gene encoding 21 kDa protein-like, with protein sequence MALSLPPRAISFRLLFLLAMATSAARAVATGEAAPPCSTTTEPTSQSATTAAFLRARCATTLYPDVCYDSLLPYASTFQASRVKLAVAAADVAAAHLRAFSARIKDLLVRRGGGGAGSEEAATPGGAGGARVDAALTDCASTISAAASLAKRSSAELTGLDAAMASTESSASTVTGGGSRQARWQVSNAKTWLSAAMTNEGTCSDGFEDAGAAVTASPAGKDVAAGVATVTQHTSNALALVNGIPL encoded by the coding sequence ATGGCACTTTCGCTCCCACCTCGCGCCATTTCCTTCCGCCTCCTCTTCCTTCTTGCCATGGCCACCTCAGCTGCACGAGCTGTTGCAACAGGcgaggccgcgccgccgtgctccaccaccaccgagcCTACCTCGCAGTCTGCGACGACGGCCGCATTCCTCCGCGCCCGCTGCGCAACCACGCTGTACCCGGACGTCTGCTACGACTCCCTCCTGCCCTACGCCTCCACGTTCCAGGCCAGCCGCGTcaagctcgccgtcgccgcggccgacGTTGCCGCCGCACACCTCCGCGCGTTCTCGGCCCGCATCAAGGACCTGCTCGTCCgccgtggtggcggcggcgccggctcggAAGAAGCGGCAACCcctggcggcgccggtggcgctCGCGTGGACGCCGCGCTGACTGACTGCGCAAGCAccatctcggcggcggccagtcTCGCCAAGCGGTCGTCGGCGGAGCTCACCGGGCTCGACGCGGCCATGGCCTCGACCGAGTCCTCGGCCTCCACGGTCACCGGTGGCGGAAGCAGGCAGGCGAGGTGGCAGGTGTCCAACGCGAAGACGTGGCTCAGCGCGGCCATGACGAACGAAGGGACATGCTCCGACGGGTTCGAGGATGCCGGCGCGGCCGTCacagcgtcgccggcggggaaggacgtcgccgccggcgtggcgaCCGTGACGCAGCACACCAGCAACGCTCTCGCGCTCGTCAATGGCATCCCGTTGTGA
- the LOC107305099 gene encoding pectinesterase inhibitor 10-like produces MAHPCPSSSSFSFMVAAAVVVAAASLADVAAASPSSPKATPPPPPPCMASQSVVVFLRARCASTLYRLTCYDALIPYGCTFRTSPVKLARAAADVNAASLKNLTALTKQLVSRGIPGEAPGIAKEIQDCASGLSSALSLAKQTAAELARLDAMGDAPTGNQASWALSNAKTWLSAAMTNEATCADELGSTGAAVSPAAREVIAGVVTARQYTSIALSFVNAIPLS; encoded by the coding sequence ATGGCGCACCCTtgcccgtcctcctcctccttctccttcatGGTGGCAgccgcggtcgtcgtcgccgcagcTTCGTTAGCCGACGTTGCCGCGGCCTCTCCGTCGTCACCCAAGGcaacaccgccgccgccacccccatGCATGGCGTCACAGTCGGTCGTGGTGTTCCTCCGCGCGCGCTGCGCCAGCACGCTCTACCGGCTGACCTGCTACGACGCGCTCATCCCCTACGGGTGCACGTTCCGGACCAGCCCTGTcaagctcgcccgcgccgccgccgacgtcaaCGCGGCGAGCCTCAAGAACCTGACGGCACTCACCAAGCAGCTCGTGTCCCGCGGCATCCCCGGCGAGGCACCCGGAATAGCCAAGGAGATCCAAGACTGCGCGAGCGGGTTGTCGTCGGCGTTGAGCCTCGCCAAGCAGACGGCGGCCGAGCTCGCCAGGCTCGACGCGATGGGGGATGCCCCGACGGGGAACCAGGCGAGCTGGGCTTTGTCCAACGCGAAGACGTGGCTGAGCGCCGCGATGACGAACGAGGCCACCTGCGCCGACGAGCTTGGGTCGACGGGCGCCGCCGTGTCGCCGGCAGCGAGGGAGGTGATCGCAGGGGTGGTGACCGCCAGGCAGTACACCAGCATCGCGCTCTCGTTTGTCAATGCCATTCCGCTGTCGTGA
- the LOC121053197 gene encoding uncharacterized protein LOC121053197: MDRTWIQGRQFTSAYMEGVKQFMKFDGQNLYLMVNSKKSVTPTEAALQDELTAERQSSVILHEEVLTLKEQANLANEALAKTQKELGEFKQQQEENNMLLRRILSLSQVNICARFCETCKIWFSVKLVFVLQCLLGLFVLCCEVLIVSLCDES; encoded by the exons ATGGACAGAACATGGATACAGGGGAGACAATTCACATCTGCATACATGGAGGGAGTGAAACAGTTCATGAAATTTGATGGACAGAACCTATACCTGATG GTGAACTCCAAGAAATCAGTGACACCGACAGAAGCAGCACTTCAAGATGAACTTACAGCCGAAAGGCAAAGTTCAGTCATTCTCCATGAAGAAGTTCTCACACTAAAAGAACAAGCTAATCTTGCAAATGAAGCACTAGCAAAGACTCAAAAGGAGTTAGGAGAGTTCAAGCAACAGCAGGAAGAGAATAATATGCTCCTTCGACGTATCTTGAGCCTTTCCCAGG TGAACATATGTGCTAGGTTCTGTGAAACTTGTAAGATATGGTTCTCCGTGAAGTTGGTATTTGTGTTACAATGTTTATTGGGCTTATTTGTACTATGCTGTGAAGTTCTAATTGTTTCTCTATGTGATGAATCTTGA